GGGCCATGGACGTGACGGTGCGCACGATGGTCTGCGATGTGGTGTCCACGGACAGGTTTTCGATGAACGACCGGTCAATCTTCAAAACTTCGAAAGGCAGTTCGCTGAGGTGACGCAGGGAGGAATAGCCCGTACCGAAATCATCCAGTGAAATGTGGATGCCCTGGTTCTTGAGAGACCAGAGAACATCCCGGGCAATCTGGAAATCACCGACCAGAGCATTCTCCGTCACCTCGATATCAAGGCGTCCCGGCTGGATGCCTTCTTCGACCAGGATCTGAAGAATACGCTCCACAAGCCAGGGGTCGTTGAACTGAACCGGCGAGAGATTGACTGAAAACGTCAACTCGCTGGGCCAGGTCCGGGCGGCCTTCGCGGCTTTTCTCAGAACGACATAGAAGATGTCCGAGATAAGCCCGGCTTCTTCGGCGATCGAGATGAATTCATCCGGCTCGCGGCACGTTCCGTCTCCCATGCACCAGCGTGCCAGCGCCTCATAGCCAATGATTGTCTTGTCCTCGAGCCGCACGAGCGGCTGGAAGTGAGCCTGGATCCTGTCTTCGGCCAGGGCCTGGCGCAGTTCTTCTTCCACTTTCGCACGGCGCAGCGCGGCGACTTCCATACCGGCTTCAAAGAAGCTGAATCCGTTGCGGCCATTGTTCTTGCACCGGTACATGGCGGCATCCGCCTGGGACATGAGTTCATCCATACTGGCATTGGGATCGGACGTCGTCGTTGCGCCGACACTCGCCCCGACCGAAACCGACACATCGGTCAGGTCGAACCGGCGATCGAACGCCACCGAGATGGCTTCGACCCGCGCCAGCAATTCATCTTCCGAGAAGGCGCCCGGCAACAGGACACAGAATTCATCCCCGCCAAAACGATAGACAGACGCCCGGGGCCCTGCCGCATTGATCAGGCGGGCGCCCGCCGCGAGCAGCAATTCATCGCCGATCGCATGGCCATGCAGGTCATTCACCGGTTTGAAGCGATTAAGGTCGATCGAGATGAGCGTGACCGGCTCCTCTTCTGCCCGTTCGAGGGCTCGCGAAATTTCGACCTGCGCCTTGCGGCGATTGCCCAGCCCGGTCAGCGTGTCATGCAAGGCCATCTGGCTGGCTTCCGTCTCCGCCACCTGCCTGCGCCTGAGTTCCGCGCGGGCCTCGTCCAGGCGGCGTTTGGCATAGATCACCAGCCCGATTGGCAACAGCATCATCGTGGTCATGATCTCATCGAGTTCCCAGCTCTCATGCTGATGAGACAGGTCAACGACGTATTCGAACGCTTCCAGATGGATCGCGAACAGAAGAATTGTACCGAAGAAGACGATGATCCAGCCGGCATCAAGAAATGGGCTGGATCGCCAGAACGGCATATCTGCGCGTTCGTCTTGGGAATAATCGTGCATATGGCTCCGCCAGAGTGGCGACCTGATAAAAGTTACGATGTACCCAAGACAATTGGTTTCTAGCCACTCATCATTTCGAATGGCTTAAGTGGTCCGGTCAAATGTGACGGACCCTCTGAAGTTCAGGATAAGCTTGGCTTATTCGCCTTCCACGTCCCGGCGGACCTTCGGGTCCATCAGGAGACGGTCGATCGCCGTCGCGTCATCATAGGAATTATCGGCAATGAAGTGCAGTTCCGGCGTATAACGCAGCTCGATTTCGCGTCCGAGACGGCCACGGAGGAATCCTGCCGCCCGGTTGAGCGCGGTGGCCAGCCGGGTGCGGCCTTCGTCCGAGTCGTCCCCCAGAGGAGAAATAAAGACATTCGCATGTTTCAGGTCCGGAGAGCAGCGGACCTCTCCGACTGTAATCATGACCTGTTCAAGGTCCGGGTCGCGGAATGCCTCGCGTGAGAGAATGTCCGTCAGGGCATGACGCACGAGTTCGCCGGCGCGCAGCTGGCGCTGCGACGGCATACCGGGCGGGGCTGACTTGCGTGCCATCAGGACTGAACCTTCTCTCTGAGCCGGGCCAGGAAAGCCTGGCGCGCAGCCTTGTTTTTGCCAAACCAGGCATTCGGGACGATCAGCGGCGCGGCGCCGTCGAGCCTGACCGTAACATGCCCACCCGATGCCGCCACATCCACGACACTGCTCCAGGTGGCACGTGTTTCGATGCCGCCCCGCCGGATGACCAAACCGTCCTCTTCCAGCGCGATACAGGTCTCAAGCTTGGTTTCCGTGCCGCGGCCATGCGCATGCCGATAAGACCAGCGGATAAAGATCAGGTACCAGGCGATCCCGGCAAAGGCCGCGACGAACGCCGCGATCAGCCACTGCCAATACGGGCTCGCGCCGACCATGATCATGGCATTGCGCATCAGAACCGACATGCTGGCGGAGATGATCGGCGCCGTCACGCCGGCATAATACACGGCCGTCGGCCCGACTGTGCCGCCACGCGCCAGACGTGTCAGCTTCCTGACATCCTTTTCGGTCAAAAGACCCGTGACGGTGAGCGGCTCAGTCATGGAAGACCAGACTAGTCGAGCGTTCTTGCGATTTCCTCAACCTGGAAGCATTCGATCTTGTCGCCGACACGGATGTCGTCATAGCGCTCGAACGCCATGCCGCATTCCATACCGGAAGACACTTCGTTCACTTCGTCCTTGAAGCGTTTCAGTGTCTTCAGCTTGCCTTCGTGGATCACGACATCGTCGCGCAGCAGGCGCACACCACAGCCGCGGAGAACCTTGCCTTCGCTGATCTTACAGCCGGCAACCTTGCCCACTTTGGTGATGTTGAAGACTTCGAGGATCTCGGCATAGCCGATGAAGGTCTCGCGCTTCTCCGGTGCCAGCATGCCCGACAGGGTCGCTTTCACGTCGTCGATCAGGTCATAGATCACCGAATAGTAGCGGATTTCCACGCCTTCCTTTTCGGCGAGGTCGCGGGCCTGCTTGTTGGCGCGGACGTTGAAGGCGAAGATCGGCGCTTCCGACGATTTCGCCAGCAGCACATCGCTTTCCGAGATACCGCCGACGGCCCCGTGAATGACATGGGCGCGGACTTCCTCGGTCGAGAGTTTGTCCAGAGACTGCGAAATCGCTTCGACAGAGCCCTGAACATCGCCCTTCACCACCACAGGAAGTTCCGATGTTTCCACCGCGCCTTCCTTCAGGCGGTTCATCAGCTGGTCCAGAGATGCACGTGCGGCCGCACCGGCCTTGCCGGACACCTGGCGCTTCGTCCGGATACGGTAATCCGTAATCTCGCGCGCTCTGGCTTCGGTGTCGACCACCACGAAGGACTCACCCGGATCGGGCGCACCATCAAGACCGAGCACCTCAACCGGCTGGGACGGGCCTGCGTCTTTCAATTGCTGGCCGCGCTCGTCGACCAGGGCACGTACCTTGCCCCACTGCGTTCCGGCCACAACAATATCGCCACGCTGCAGCGTGCCGCGCTTCACCAGAACCGTCGCCACCGGGCCACGGCCCTTGTCGAGCTGGCTTTCCACCACGATGCCATCAGCATCCCGGTCCGGATTGGCCTTCAGTTCCAGCAGTTCAGCCTGCAGCGAGATGGCATCTGTCAGCTCATCGAGGCCGGCGCCGGTCTTGGCCGACACGGCAACCGCCTGCGTTTCACCGCCCATGCTTTCGACCTGGACGTCGTGCTGCAGAAGGTCCGTCAGCACCTTGTCGGGATCGGCCGTTTCCAGATCGCTCTTGTTGACAGCGATGATGATCGGAACACCGGCCGCCTTGGCGTGATTGATGGATTCGATCGTCTGCGGCATGACGGAGTCGTCCGCAGCCACCACGATGATCGCGATATCGGTCGCCGTAGCCCCGCGGGCCCGCATGGCCGTGAAGGCTGCGTGACCCGGCGTGTCGAGGAAGGTGATCCGGTCGCCCGACTTCAGTTTCACCTGATAGGCACCGATGTGCTGGGTAATGCCGCCGGCTTCGCCGCCGACCACATCGGTCTTGCGCAGGGCGTCAAGCAGCGAGGTCTTGCCGTGATCGACATGGCCCATGATGGTCACGATCGGCGGGCGCGGCTTCAGATCCTTCGGATCGTCCTCTGCCCCTTCCAGACCGATTTCGACATCGGATTCCGCAACGCGCCGCACCGTGTGGCCGAATTCCTCGGCGATCAGTTCGGCCGTGTCGGCATCGATGATGTCGTTGCCGCGGAGCATCTCGCCCTGCTGGATCATGAATTTGACGACGTCGGCGACGCGTTCGTTCATCCGGCCGGCCAGGTCCTGCAACGTAATCGTTTCAGGCAGCGTGACCTCGACGGACACTTTTTCGCGCTGATCGCCACCACCACCGCGGCGTTCGCGTTCACGCTCGCGGGCCCGGCGAACCGAGGCGAGCGACCGCTGGCGGTCGGCATCATCGCCAAGTGCAGACGTAATGGTCAGCTTGCCACGGCGGCGGGAATCGCCACCGCGTCCACGCGAGGACGTGTCGCTGCGCGTCCGGTCGCTGCTGCGGTCATCCCGGCCGCCCTTGCCGCGCTTGCCACGGCCGCTGCTTTCTTCTGCAGCCGGGGCGGGTGCGCCGGGCGCAGCCTGGAAATCCGATTTCGCACGGGACGATTTGGAGGCGTGCTCGGCACGCTCCTTCTCAGCCGCTTCCGCAGCCTTGCGGGCTTCTTCCTCAGCCTTGCGGCGGGCTTCGGCCTCTTCGCGTTCTTTTTGTTCCTGAAGCTTGCGCTCTTGTTCGGACCGGAGGCGCTCCTGAGCTGCCTTGTCTTTCTCGATCTCTTTTGCGCGCGCGTTCTGCTTGTTCTTCTGTTCGGCCAGAGCTTTCTGCTGCGCAATCAGCTCCGCGACGGTGATGCCGCGCTGGGCCGCAATCGCTTTCAGCTTCTGCTCGAGCGAGGGCTCTCCCTTGCCGGAACCGGATGCCGCAGCACCGCCTCCTTCAGAGCCGCCCGAACCGCCCGGACCCACGGTCCGTCGCTTCTTCGTCTCCACGACGACCTGTTTGGACCGGCCATGGCTGAAGCTCTGCTTCACCGTACCCGATGTCTTGCGGGAAACAGTGAGCGGCTTGCGCCCGCCCGTATTGCCACCAGTGTCTTTCGTATCGCTCATTCGTCCTACATATCACAATTCTGGCCAGCGCACCCACATGGCGCGAAGGCGGTTTGTCCGCTACCGATCCTGATCCGTAAACCAGTCCAGCTCCGGCCTCTCCCGAAACCCGGCAAGGCGCGCATACGCGGCCTTCAGAGCTTTGGCGAAAGGCCCCTTGCGGACGAGACCGTGTATCACACGCTCACGTCCGAATGCCATGCCCAATTCAGCCGATGTCAGGGCACCCGCAACTTCCACCCCGCTATATAGTCCTTTCGCGAGGAAATACAGCTTAGAACGGCCATCTTCTGCACCGTCGGATGCCTCCAGCATGAGTCCGGGGGCCCGCTTGTTGAGGGCGTCACGCACCTGATCGAAGCCGATCACCACGTCCCCGCCCTTCTTCGCCATGCCCAGCAGGCCAATGAAGCGCTGCACCAGCAGGCTTTCCACCGTATCCGGAAGGCCATCGGGAACTTGGACGGAAGTCTTGAATGCGCGGGCAAACGCATTCTTCTTGAGTGCCTCTGCCAGAACGGCGAGGTCTGCCTTGATCCAGACCCCGCGTCCGGGAAGCTTTTCCGCCACATCCGGCGTCACGACGCCGTCGGGCGAAAGTGCGAAGCGCACAAGCGCCTCCTTGCCGAGACGCTCACGCGTCACGGCACACTGCC
This is a stretch of genomic DNA from Hyphomonas adhaerens MHS-3. It encodes these proteins:
- a CDS encoding RNA-binding protein produces the protein MTKPHPKSDVAVTGTEGIPADGSDASVRQCAVTRERLGKEALVRFALSPDGVVTPDVAEKLPGRGVWIKADLAVLAEALKKNAFARAFKTSVQVPDGLPDTVESLLVQRFIGLLGMAKKGGDVVIGFDQVRDALNKRAPGLMLEASDGAEDGRSKLYFLAKGLYSGVEVAGALTSAELGMAFGRERVIHGLVRKGPFAKALKAAYARLAGFRERPELDWFTDQDR
- the infB gene encoding translation initiation factor IF-2; the protein is MSDTKDTGGNTGGRKPLTVSRKTSGTVKQSFSHGRSKQVVVETKKRRTVGPGGSGGSEGGGAAASGSGKGEPSLEQKLKAIAAQRGITVAELIAQQKALAEQKNKQNARAKEIEKDKAAQERLRSEQERKLQEQKEREEAEARRKAEEEARKAAEAAEKERAEHASKSSRAKSDFQAAPGAPAPAAEESSGRGKRGKGGRDDRSSDRTRSDTSSRGRGGDSRRRGKLTITSALGDDADRQRSLASVRRARERERERRGGGGDQREKVSVEVTLPETITLQDLAGRMNERVADVVKFMIQQGEMLRGNDIIDADTAELIAEEFGHTVRRVAESDVEIGLEGAEDDPKDLKPRPPIVTIMGHVDHGKTSLLDALRKTDVVGGEAGGITQHIGAYQVKLKSGDRITFLDTPGHAAFTAMRARGATATDIAIIVVAADDSVMPQTIESINHAKAAGVPIIIAVNKSDLETADPDKVLTDLLQHDVQVESMGGETQAVAVSAKTGAGLDELTDAISLQAELLELKANPDRDADGIVVESQLDKGRGPVATVLVKRGTLQRGDIVVAGTQWGKVRALVDERGQQLKDAGPSQPVEVLGLDGAPDPGESFVVVDTEARAREITDYRIRTKRQVSGKAGAAARASLDQLMNRLKEGAVETSELPVVVKGDVQGSVEAISQSLDKLSTEEVRAHVIHGAVGGISESDVLLAKSSEAPIFAFNVRANKQARDLAEKEGVEIRYYSVIYDLIDDVKATLSGMLAPEKRETFIGYAEILEVFNITKVGKVAGCKISEGKVLRGCGVRLLRDDVVIHEGKLKTLKRFKDEVNEVSSGMECGMAFERYDDIRVGDKIECFQVEEIARTLD
- a CDS encoding YcxB family protein, giving the protein MTEPLTVTGLLTEKDVRKLTRLARGGTVGPTAVYYAGVTAPIISASMSVLMRNAMIMVGASPYWQWLIAAFVAAFAGIAWYLIFIRWSYRHAHGRGTETKLETCIALEEDGLVIRRGGIETRATWSSVVDVAASGGHVTVRLDGAAPLIVPNAWFGKNKAARQAFLARLREKVQS
- the rbfA gene encoding 30S ribosome-binding factor RbfA — encoded protein: MARKSAPPGMPSQRQLRAGELVRHALTDILSREAFRDPDLEQVMITVGEVRCSPDLKHANVFISPLGDDSDEGRTRLATALNRAAGFLRGRLGREIELRYTPELHFIADNSYDDATAIDRLLMDPKVRRDVEGE
- a CDS encoding putative bifunctional diguanylate cyclase/phosphodiesterase — encoded protein: MHDYSQDERADMPFWRSSPFLDAGWIIVFFGTILLFAIHLEAFEYVVDLSHQHESWELDEIMTTMMLLPIGLVIYAKRRLDEARAELRRRQVAETEASQMALHDTLTGLGNRRKAQVEISRALERAEEEPVTLISIDLNRFKPVNDLHGHAIGDELLLAAGARLINAAGPRASVYRFGGDEFCVLLPGAFSEDELLARVEAISVAFDRRFDLTDVSVSVGASVGATTTSDPNASMDELMSQADAAMYRCKNNGRNGFSFFEAGMEVAALRRAKVEEELRQALAEDRIQAHFQPLVRLEDKTIIGYEALARWCMGDGTCREPDEFISIAEEAGLISDIFYVVLRKAAKAARTWPSELTFSVNLSPVQFNDPWLVERILQILVEEGIQPGRLDIEVTENALVGDFQIARDVLWSLKNQGIHISLDDFGTGYSSLRHLSELPFEVLKIDRSFIENLSVDTTSQTIVRTVTSMAHSLGLIVTAEGVNSVDNATAVSEFGCDIGQGFLFGRPEAVGAGRASPAANEDGPDNEYPVSDEPTDPHRKQA